The window AATGCAAAATAGTATACGCCTCTAACTTTACATTGTCAACTAAATCCTCTATAATGGAAATGACTAACTTTTCGACTTTACCGCAAAGGAGCGATTCCCTCTTGAAGATCATCGCACGGCATCTCACGGCCGACTTATACAACTGTAAAGAAAACAAGCTGCTCGACATGGAGATGACCGTCGCCTCCTTGAGGCGTCTCACCGAGGAAGCGGGCCTTCACATTCTGCAGGTCGACACGCAGGTGATTGAAAAGGGTCATTTCGTCGTCCTCCTCGCCCTCAAGGAGGGACATCTCGCACTGCACACCTACACGGAACTCCGCTACGCGGCGGGCGATATCTTCCTCTGTGACGCGAATGCCGAGCCTGAAACGCTCTTCAAAGGGCTTAGGAGTTTCTTCAAACCTGAAAAGATTCGCACGACCTTCCTCAAGCGCGGCGACTTCGGCAAGGCCAAGGATATGAAGCCAAAGATCAAGTCGCGCGTCGCGCCGCTTCGGCGCATCCACAACACAGGCGCAAAGGTTATCCGACTTCTCGCGCGTCGCAACCGCAAGAAGAACTTTTGAAAAAAGGCTGCCATCGGCAGCCTTTTCTATTTCACCTTCACTTATAAGCGGGAAGATCCGGCTCAATCGCCGTCGCCGCTTTGTAGTCACTCTCAGACTCCGCCGTCTTACCCGACAAACGATACAGATAACCGCGGCGATAATAGAATTTGGCATTGCCCGGCTCCAACCGAAGCGCCGCCGTATAGTCGTCGATGGCCTTCGCCTTCTCGCCCATATTCTCCAATACACCTGCGCGATTACCAAAGAACGCGGCATTCTTCGGCTCGAGATCGATTGCTGCATCAAGGTCAGCGAGCGCTCCATGAACATCATTGAGCTGGATCTTTTCAATCGCACGCAAGTTGAGAAGATCCGCATTCTTTGGCTCGATCGCCAGCGCCCTCTCAATGTCGAGAAGCGCCTCTTCGTTCCGATCCATCAAACGATAAGAAATCGAGCGCTCGATGTAGATGGGAAGTACATCCGACGTATGCTCCAATGCATGCGTATAATCGGCAATGGCTTCATTGAGCTGACCGAGCGCACGATAACTTCCCGCACGATTGAAATAAATGAGCGATGCCTGATCGGCGGGCACGCCTTCCAAAAGATGCGTGAAATCTGCAATTGCCTCTTCGTGCTTGCCCAAACGCTCGAGGCAAACACCACGCCGGCTCAAGGCTGGAACATTTTCCTTTTCGAGCGTCAATGCCGCCGTATAATCGTCCACGGCAGAAGCAAGATCCTGCTTCTGTTCCTTCGCCAAGCCGCGCTCAATATAGGCGCGCAGTTTGAGAACGTCATCGGCTTTTTCGAGCACATGCGTATAGCCATCTATGGCATCATCGAAGCGCCCCAGACGATAGAGCAAGGAAGCGCGATACATCTGCGCCCCCATATCGTCCGGTTGTAAGGCAACGGCTCGATCCATGTGCGCGAACGCCGTGCCACTGTCATTTTGAGCAAGCGCAGTCAATCCCATCTCGAATTCAATAAGCGCATTCCGAGGATCGAAGGACTGCGCCGTAAGAAAATCTTTCTGCGCATCCCCATAGCGCTTCATATCGCGCAAGACGATGCCGCGATTGACGAAAGCCGTCGGATTTTCTCCATTGATTGCAATCGCCCTGCTGAATTCTCTGTAGGCAGCATCGAGATCGCGCTTTTGGTAGCTGTCAATGCCGCTCTGAATTGCGGCGAAGTCCGGCGACTGTCCGGCAACTTCCCCCTGCCTTTTCGGAAGTTCCTGCGCCATCTTGCCCGCATCCGACTTCGGCAGCGTCTGCGCCGGCTTTGCTGCATCGCGCGAAGCAGCAGCATTAGATGCAGGCTTTTGCTCACGGTGTTCCTCACGCACGGATTCTTGCTCTTGCTCATGCGTTTTCTTCGGCTGCGTTTCCTGCACCTGCTTCTGTTCTTCCGTCTGCTCCGCTTTCGGCTTCTGCGGTTCGACAGGCGCGGCCGGCGTGAACGTCCCCAGGGTACGCGCGAGCGCATCGTCCACTGCAGAAGCCGCAGCCGGCAAACAGCCGCACCAAGCGGCAGAACCCGCAAGAATAGCAGCCAAAGCTGCCGTCTTCATCCCTTTTTTCACGAAATCACCTCATTATATTCAATGGACAAGCTGCAACAAAACGAAGATGACAAGCCCCAGACCCGCGCCAACGATGGATCCATTCATGCGAATCCACAGGAGATCAGGCTCCACCTTGTCGTAGACGAGATGGTTGAGCTGCTCGTCCGTCAGACGCGCGAGCACGTCGCGCACGATGACGGCGACGAGATCCTGCGCGGCGAGCGCCGAACGCGCCGCGAGATCGTAGAGCAGCCGGTCGATCGCACGCTGCATCTTCTCATCCCTGCCGACGAGCGCAAGCGCACGCCGCAGCTCTTCGACGAGGACGGCAGAAAATTTCTCGCGTAAGAGCGGCAATACTGTGTCGAATCTATGCCTGCCCCGCGCCAAGAAGAAATGCTTCTGCACAAACGCCAAACTTCGCTCGATCGCTTCTTCAAGCGGCAGCCCTCTGAGCATGGCGTCGCGCAGCTCCAGCGAGAAGGAACGAAACTCCTCGTCGGCACAAAGCTCCTCCGCCTTCTCATAGCATACTGCAAGAAATTCCCTCTGCAGCGCTGAATCCTTTTCGGCCAATTCCGTCAGTACGGTCAAGGCCTGATGACGCACGAGGTGAGCGAGATCGGCGAAGTTCACGACGTCCGCGATCTGCCCGATGCCGAGCAGGAACTTGTCCCAAGTGCTCCTGGCATTTTCCTTCGCATAGTTGAAGAGCAGATCCTCGACCTTTCGGGAAAACTCCGGGGCAGCAGCCTTCTCAGCGAGAAACTGCGCCGCCCGCGCGACGAGCACATGGTCGCGCTCGTCGTCGCGCATCCAGCGTCCGATCAAAGAAAAAATCTCTTCGGGACGCGACCGCTTCAGTTCGCTGCGCATCTCGTCCGCAAAGGCATTCGCCTGCTTCTCGCGATCGATGTGCATGGCGAAACTGCGCACATAGTGCAGGAACTGCGCGACGAGCTTTTCCTGCACATCCTCTCGCCGAAGAAACTCAAGCAAGCGAGCGACGAGGTCGATGTGCTGCAAGGCTTGGAAAATCTTGCGGCGTGAAAAGAACTCCTTCTGCACGAGCGTGACCGACGCTTCGATGAAGGACTCGCGGCGGCGCGGCAAAAGCGCCGTATGCCATGGGAAGCCCAACGGCTTCTTGAAGAGCGCCGTCACGGCGAACCAATCGGCAATGCCGCCGACGAGCGCAGCGTCGGCACAGGCGAGAAAGCCGCGCGCCAGGAGACTCTTCGGATATGCGATGACCAACGCGAGCGCCAAGAAGAATACGACAGCGGCAAAGAGCAGCGTCTTGTCCGCCTTGTTCCAAGAACGCCAAAACATCAGCCCACCGCCTTTTCCACAAAGTATGCGATGAGGAAAAGCGCCATGCCCGCCATCGCTCCAACGACGGAACCATTGATGCGAATCATCTGCAGATCGTCATCGACGCGGCTCTCCACGAAGGCGATGAGCTCGTCATCGGAGAAATCCTCCAGCCGCGCCTTGACCATCTGCGTGATAAAGGCGTGATGATCGTTCAGCTCCGCTTCAAGAAGATTCTTGAACATGGCGTCCGCACGCCTCTGCAGACTCTTCCTCTTGATGAACTCGTCAATCTTGCCGTCTACAAGAAGAAAGAAGGGGTCGCGCCAAAAGGGCGTCTCCCCCTTGGCGTTGCGCTCCAGCCAAAGGGCGAACTGTTCCGACAGATCGATCCGTTCGAAGGACGTTTCCTTCCACTTTGCAATCGCCTGTTTCAGCGAATCGTTTTTGCCGAGGGAATGCAGCAGTGAACGGAATTCTGCTGCAAGGCGCTCATACGCCTCGCCCTCGCCCTTGAGCATGGAGCTGATATAGGCGTCCATGTGCCTCACAGCGATTTCCCGCAAGCGCTCATCACTCAAATCCATCGCCTGAATGACCGTCGCTCGAAGCGACGCCTGTCTTTCATACCGCTCGCGCAGCTCGCGAATGTTTTCCAGCAGCACCTCCTGCATCTTCGCGTCGTGCAGCGTTCGGCGCACGGCGCGAAGTGCCACATGCAGGATACGTGCGCTATTCGTCTCTTCGGCAAGCATGTCGAAGAACCGCAGCAGGAATTTTTCCAAAGGAAAACTCTTAAAGCTCTCACGAATCGCCGGCCAGATGCGCTCGGCTACATGCGCCGCATCCATCGTCTCAGCCGCACGCAAAAGCACGGCGAAGGAGATGTCTTTGATCCGCTCGCGCCCGCCGCGCTCTTCAAGATAGGCGACGAACATCTGCGCCATGTCGATCTTCCTCGCTACAGCCATGATGTTCGCCGCACTCAGAAGATCGTTGGCAGCATAGTCGACGAGCGCCTGCATGATGCGCGTGCGATTCCGGCGCAGGATGTCCGTACGGTAGGATATGCCCAAGGGCTTTCGGAAGATCGCCGTGACGGCGAACCAGTCGGCAAGTCCGCCGACTGTCGATGCGAGGAAAGCCGCCTCCAGAAGATCCCAGAAGAACCCGCTGCCGACCATAGGCAGGACGGCGAGCGTGCCGATGACGCTGACAGAAAGCGCGAGCGTCGCCTTATACTTTTTCTGCAAGACCATATCGTTCACCGAAACCGTCAGCGCCGCTCAGCGTCGTTCGCCGGAACAGAGACGCGATGCGGATTCCGCTCCTTGGCGACGGCCAGCATCAACTTGATGCGGTTGAGCTGATTGACCTCTGAAGAGCCGGGATCGCAGTCAATCGCCACGATGTTCGCCCCTTTGTAATCACTTCGGAGACTGTGGATGACGCCCTTGCCCGTGATGTGGTTCGGCAGGCAGCCGAAGGGCTGCAGGCAGACGACATTCGGCACGCCCTCATGGATGAGCTTGACCATCTCGCCCGTGAGGAACCAGCCCTCGCCCGCCATATTGCCGAGCGACACATGCTTCTTCGCGAGACGTGCCGTTTCACCAATCTTGTACGGCGGCGTGAAGCGACGGCTCTTCTTCAGCGCCTTTCTCATAGGGCGGCGGAAGAACTCGACGAGGCTGATGAACATCTGCGCAAACAGCTTGTCCTTGAGCCTGCCTGCAAAAAGCTCGCGCTCGACGATGGAATCATACGCCATGTAGAGGAAGAAGTCCGCAAAGTCCGGCATGACGACCTCGGCGCCCTCCTCAATCAAGACCTCCTCGATGTGGTTGTTCGCCACGGGGTGATACTTGACGAGAATCTCACCGACAATGCCGACTTTCGGCTTCCAGATCCCCTCGACGAGCGGCAGAGCATCAAACTCCTGCACCATGCGCCTGACCGTGTCTGCATACTTGAAATAGCTTCCATCCATAAGCTCGGCAAGGCAATTTTCATGCCACTTTTCATACAGCCGTTCCGCCGTTCCCCGCTCCTTCTCATACGGCAGGGTCGCATTTCTCAGCTTTTGCAGCAGGTCGCCGTAAAGGAATGCCTTGATCGCATCGACGAAGCAGCTTCGGTCGAGAGAGAACGCATCCGTTTCGAGTCCCCAGCACGCGAATACAGGTACCTGCGGATAGCCCGCATACTTCAGAGCCTGGCGCATCAGTGCCATATAGTTCGTCGCACGGCACGGTCCGCACGTCTGAAACAGCAGGATCGACGTGCGATCGGGATCGTACTCGCCCGATTTCAGCGCGGCGAGCAGCTGACCGATGACGACGATGGCGGGATAGCACATATCGTTGTTCACATAGCGCAGCCCGAGATCGATCGCTGCCTTGTCCGGCAGAGCCGGCACGACAACCTTATAGCCATGCTTTTCGAGCACGGGACGCACGAGGCTGAAATGAATCGGCGCAAGCTGCGGCGCGAGAATCGTATGCGTGCGGCGGCACTCCTCCGTGAAGCGCGGACGCTCCTCGGCGGCCGTTGGCTGAAACGGCGTCTTCCTGCGGCGTGCGAGAGCCGCGATCAAAGAGCGCAGGCGTATGCGAGCCGCACCGAGGTTGCTGACCTCGTCGAGCTTGATCATCGTGTAGATATGATGATGGCTTTCGAGAATCGACTTGACCTGCCCCGTCGTCACAGCATCGAGTCCGCAGCCGAAGGAACTGAGCTGGATGAGCGTCAAGTTTTCATGCTCGGCGACGAAATGCGCCGCGTGGTAAAGGCGTGCGTGATAGCTCCATTGATTGACGATGTTGAGTCCCGCACCCTTGACCGGCAGATGATAGA of the Selenomonas sputigena genome contains:
- a CDS encoding DUF445 domain-containing protein is translated as MVLQKKYKATLALSVSVIGTLAVLPMVGSGFFWDLLEAAFLASTVGGLADWFAVTAIFRKPLGISYRTDILRRNRTRIMQALVDYAANDLLSAANIMAVARKIDMAQMFVAYLEERGGRERIKDISFAVLLRAAETMDAAHVAERIWPAIRESFKSFPLEKFLLRFFDMLAEETNSARILHVALRAVRRTLHDAKMQEVLLENIRELRERYERQASLRATVIQAMDLSDERLREIAVRHMDAYISSMLKGEGEAYERLAAEFRSLLHSLGKNDSLKQAIAKWKETSFERIDLSEQFALWLERNAKGETPFWRDPFFLLVDGKIDEFIKRKSLQRRADAMFKNLLEAELNDHHAFITQMVKARLEDFSDDELIAFVESRVDDDLQMIRINGSVVGAMAGMALFLIAYFVEKAVG
- a CDS encoding DUF445 family protein — its product is MFWRSWNKADKTLLFAAVVFFLALALVIAYPKSLLARGFLACADAALVGGIADWFAVTALFKKPLGFPWHTALLPRRRESFIEASVTLVQKEFFSRRKIFQALQHIDLVARLLEFLRREDVQEKLVAQFLHYVRSFAMHIDREKQANAFADEMRSELKRSRPEEIFSLIGRWMRDDERDHVLVARAAQFLAEKAAAPEFSRKVEDLLFNYAKENARSTWDKFLLGIGQIADVVNFADLAHLVRHQALTVLTELAEKDSALQREFLAVCYEKAEELCADEEFRSFSLELRDAMLRGLPLEEAIERSLAFVQKHFFLARGRHRFDTVLPLLREKFSAVLVEELRRALALVGRDEKMQRAIDRLLYDLAARSALAAQDLVAVIVRDVLARLTDEQLNHLVYDKVEPDLLWIRMNGSIVGAGLGLVIFVLLQLVH
- a CDS encoding tetratricopeptide repeat protein, which produces MKKGMKTAALAAILAGSAAWCGCLPAAASAVDDALARTLGTFTPAAPVEPQKPKAEQTEEQKQVQETQPKKTHEQEQESVREEHREQKPASNAAASRDAAKPAQTLPKSDAGKMAQELPKRQGEVAGQSPDFAAIQSGIDSYQKRDLDAAYREFSRAIAINGENPTAFVNRGIVLRDMKRYGDAQKDFLTAQSFDPRNALIEFEMGLTALAQNDSGTAFAHMDRAVALQPDDMGAQMYRASLLYRLGRFDDAIDGYTHVLEKADDVLKLRAYIERGLAKEQKQDLASAVDDYTAALTLEKENVPALSRRGVCLERLGKHEEAIADFTHLLEGVPADQASLIYFNRAGSYRALGQLNEAIADYTHALEHTSDVLPIYIERSISYRLMDRNEEALLDIERALAIEPKNADLLNLRAIEKIQLNDVHGALADLDAAIDLEPKNAAFFGNRAGVLENMGEKAKAIDDYTAALRLEPGNAKFYYRRGYLYRLSGKTAESESDYKAATAIEPDLPAYK
- the speD gene encoding adenosylmethionine decarboxylase; translated protein: MKIIARHLTADLYNCKENKLLDMEMTVASLRRLTEEAGLHILQVDTQVIEKGHFVVLLALKEGHLALHTYTELRYAAGDIFLCDANAEPETLFKGLRSFFKPEKIRTTFLKRGDFGKAKDMKPKIKSRVAPLRRIHNTGAKVIRLLARRNRKKNF